The following proteins are co-located in the Planococcus plakortidis genome:
- a CDS encoding ATP-binding cassette domain-containing protein, with protein MPEKRDEIILRGLRENNLKNIDLNIPKEKINVFTGLSGSGKSSVVFDTLATESRRQMTLNYPLYIRHQMPRYERPHADLMQHLSPVVVVEQKPVRGNSRSTVGTYMDIDPLIRLLFSRIGSPPIGSATEFSSESSFGNCPECNGFGEVVTPDIHKLIDHTKSIRESAVRFKPLAPPGWQGRWIRDGGLFDPDLPIKDYPEEKYNLLVYGPPEGERAFSTYYYKEGNRDIEWDGLLPRFIRLYINRDLTKLKVVSQEDVLALTTRTPCPVCEGSGLNPRVLECKINGLNIAHYARLELTELLGELDKIDDPIGKSIAQQAHPSVKQLVGLGLGYLSLSRKMGTLSGGEAQRVKIARHLGSSLNNITYIFDEPSAGLHPEEINMLTHMLASLRDNYNTVVVIEHNLAVIKTADEIIEMGPGAGRSGGEVVYQGGQEGLKKASAITDLDHTVTVNEQPRTAENTFSIKNASDNNLKNISVEIPQNALVSVCGVSGSGKSSLMFGAFTGNYPETIAVGQSSIGTSSRSTLATYMGIMSDIRSILAKQTGQPAGLFSFNSLGACPVCEGKGITTPNVAFADPVTVTCEACKGTRYSDEALSYRYKGKNIVEILELTIDETNEYLEMPKIVKKVDTLKDVGLGYLTLGQTTGSLSGGEVQRLKLASHLKKEGQIYLLDEPSLGLHTQDTSHLLDVFQRLVDKGNSVIVIEHNLDLIAASDWVIEMGPEGGKKGGEVLFEGTPQEMLEADTLTAKWLRKGVEG; from the coding sequence ATGCCAGAAAAACGAGATGAAATCATATTGCGAGGGCTTCGCGAAAATAATTTGAAGAATATCGATTTGAATATCCCGAAGGAGAAAATCAACGTGTTCACCGGCTTGTCGGGTTCCGGGAAAAGTTCGGTCGTGTTCGATACCTTGGCGACGGAAAGCAGACGGCAGATGACTTTGAACTATCCGTTATACATTCGCCACCAGATGCCGAGGTACGAGCGGCCGCATGCGGATTTGATGCAGCATTTGAGCCCGGTGGTGGTCGTGGAACAAAAGCCGGTCAGGGGCAATTCCCGTTCGACGGTCGGCACGTATATGGATATCGACCCGCTGATTCGGCTGTTGTTCTCGAGAATCGGCAGCCCGCCGATTGGCTCGGCGACGGAGTTTTCGAGTGAAAGTTCGTTCGGCAACTGCCCGGAATGCAATGGCTTCGGGGAAGTCGTGACGCCGGATATCCATAAATTGATCGACCATACGAAATCAATCCGGGAATCCGCAGTGCGCTTCAAGCCGCTTGCGCCTCCTGGCTGGCAGGGCAGGTGGATAAGGGACGGCGGATTATTCGACCCGGATCTCCCCATCAAAGATTACCCGGAAGAAAAATACAATCTGCTCGTGTACGGGCCGCCGGAAGGAGAACGGGCATTTAGCACTTATTATTACAAAGAAGGCAATCGCGACATCGAATGGGACGGCCTGCTCCCGAGGTTTATTCGCCTCTACATCAACCGAGACTTGACGAAACTGAAAGTCGTGTCCCAGGAAGACGTCTTGGCGCTGACGACGCGTACCCCGTGCCCGGTTTGTGAAGGTTCGGGGCTCAACCCGAGGGTGCTGGAGTGCAAAATCAACGGTTTGAACATTGCCCATTACGCCCGCTTGGAATTGACGGAACTGCTCGGTGAACTGGACAAAATCGACGATCCGATCGGCAAGTCGATTGCCCAGCAGGCGCATCCGAGCGTGAAGCAATTGGTCGGTTTGGGGCTCGGCTATTTGAGTTTGTCGCGCAAAATGGGCACTTTGTCCGGCGGCGAAGCGCAGCGCGTGAAGATCGCGCGCCACCTTGGCAGCAGCCTCAACAACATCACCTATATTTTCGATGAACCGAGTGCCGGGCTGCATCCCGAAGAAATCAATATGTTGACGCATATGCTGGCAAGTTTGCGGGATAACTACAATACCGTCGTCGTCATCGAACACAATCTGGCGGTCATCAAGACAGCGGATGAAATCATCGAAATGGGGCCGGGCGCAGGCAGAAGCGGCGGTGAAGTGGTCTATCAAGGCGGGCAGGAAGGCTTGAAGAAAGCTTCCGCCATCACGGATTTGGACCACACCGTAACGGTAAATGAACAGCCGAGAACAGCTGAAAACACGTTTTCGATCAAAAATGCATCGGATAATAATTTGAAAAATATCAGCGTGGAAATTCCACAGAATGCCCTCGTCTCGGTATGCGGCGTTTCCGGTTCCGGGAAAAGTTCATTGATGTTCGGTGCCTTTACCGGCAACTACCCCGAAACGATTGCGGTCGGCCAAAGCAGCATCGGCACATCCAGCCGTTCGACGCTCGCGACGTATATGGGCATCATGAGCGACATCCGGTCGATTCTCGCCAAACAAACCGGACAGCCGGCGGGCTTGTTCAGTTTTAATTCACTCGGGGCCTGCCCGGTCTGTGAAGGCAAAGGGATCACCACGCCGAACGTCGCGTTTGCGGATCCCGTGACGGTAACTTGTGAAGCGTGCAAGGGGACGCGGTATTCAGACGAGGCCTTGTCGTACCGCTACAAAGGAAAAAACATTGTAGAGATTTTGGAGCTGACGATCGACGAAACGAACGAGTATTTGGAAATGCCGAAAATCGTCAAGAAAGTGGATACGTTGAAAGATGTCGGACTCGGCTACCTGACACTCGGGCAGACGACCGGTTCACTGAGCGGCGGCGAAGTGCAGCGTTTGAAGCTCGCGAGCCATTTGAAAAAAGAAGGGCAGATCTATTTATTGGACGAACCGTCACTCGGTTTGCATACGCAGGACACTTCCCATCTCTTGGACGTCTTCCAACGGCTCGTCGATAAAGGCAATTCGGTCATCGTCATCGAGCACAACCTGGACTTGATCGCGGCGAGCGACTGGGTCATCGAAATGGGCCCGGAAGGCGGCAAAAAAGGCGGCGAAGTGCTGTTTGAAGGCACGCCGCAAGAGATGCTCGAAGCGGATACGCTGACTGCGAAATGGCTGAGAAAAGGGGTCGAGGGGTAG
- a CDS encoding tryptophan-rich sensory protein encodes MDEGTVKKTQLLTILNLVAYFATLGVNYLGSSGFFNGNTQKDISDKYMTLISPAPFTFSIWGVIYTLVLVTLVYLFIKRKDEKASRLVLLISPLFLASSLFNMGWIVAFSYEALGISTLLILGLLFSLLFIVERIYKHRSELPSTLAGLAFTLYGAWVFIATIVNISLWLVQLEWDGFGISDSVWTLIVLGLAIAFVLSYLSRFKNAAFPIPLAWAFFGIYSSYANGRLDPEMASVIQGVLIAGIALFLSAAIWRFIKNGNALFLKQTAQE; translated from the coding sequence ATGGATGAAGGCACAGTGAAAAAGACACAATTGTTGACGATCCTGAACCTGGTTGCTTATTTCGCGACGCTGGGCGTCAATTACCTCGGCTCATCGGGGTTCTTTAACGGCAACACGCAAAAGGACATTTCGGACAAATACATGACGCTCATTTCGCCGGCGCCGTTCACGTTTTCGATTTGGGGCGTCATTTACACGCTTGTCTTGGTGACGCTCGTTTATTTATTCATCAAGCGGAAAGACGAAAAGGCCAGCCGGCTGGTGCTGTTGATTTCGCCGCTGTTCCTCGCGAGTTCGCTGTTCAATATGGGCTGGATCGTCGCGTTTTCGTATGAAGCGCTTGGCATCTCGACCTTGTTGATCTTGGGGCTGCTGTTCTCCTTGCTTTTCATTGTCGAACGGATCTACAAGCATCGCTCTGAGTTGCCGTCGACGCTGGCGGGGCTTGCGTTCACCTTGTACGGAGCGTGGGTGTTCATCGCGACGATCGTCAATATTTCGCTGTGGTTGGTGCAGTTGGAATGGGACGGCTTCGGCATTTCGGATTCGGTGTGGACGCTGATTGTCCTCGGGCTTGCCATCGCGTTTGTGTTGTCCTACCTGTCGCGCTTCAAGAACGCCGCGTTTCCGATTCCGCTCGCCTGGGCGTTTTTCGGCATCTACAGCTCGTACGCGAACGGCCGGCTCGACCCGGAGATGGCGTCGGTCATCCAGGGTGTGCTGATTGCGGGCATCGCCCTATTCCTTTCGGCGGCCATCTGGCGGTTCATTAAAAACGGCAATGCGCTGTTCTTGAAACAAACTGCCCAGGAATGA
- a CDS encoding type 1 glutamine amidotransferase domain-containing protein, which yields MAKVLAVLSSGHKDTENNYETGWWAEELFAPMEVLENAGHQVELASPKGGKPTLDEVSLSEEYDPEGKYKKMYESGRADNTMKLSDVNPEEYDAIFIVGGHGAMYDLAEDETLHGIINSVYDKGNIVSAVCHGPAPLIWTKRPDGQSIIAGLDVTGYPQAVEPEGLPEILPFSLEGKMSEVANYTADEKVVWGNEQLLTGRDPFASEALAEELVKALDQKNK from the coding sequence ATGGCTAAAGTATTAGCAGTGCTATCAAGTGGACATAAAGATACAGAAAACAATTACGAAACCGGCTGGTGGGCAGAAGAACTGTTCGCGCCGATGGAAGTGTTGGAAAACGCGGGGCACCAAGTGGAACTCGCTTCGCCAAAAGGCGGCAAACCGACACTTGACGAAGTCAGCCTCAGTGAAGAGTATGACCCGGAAGGCAAGTACAAGAAAATGTACGAATCGGGGCGTGCGGATAACACGATGAAACTATCGGACGTCAATCCGGAAGAATACGACGCGATTTTCATCGTCGGCGGCCACGGGGCGATGTATGACCTCGCGGAAGACGAAACGCTTCACGGCATCATCAATTCCGTCTATGACAAGGGCAATATCGTATCGGCTGTCTGCCACGGACCGGCGCCGTTGATCTGGACGAAGCGCCCGGACGGCCAGAGCATCATCGCTGGACTCGACGTGACCGGCTATCCACAAGCCGTCGAACCGGAAGGCCTGCCGGAAATCCTGCCGTTCAGCCTCGAAGGCAAAATGAGCGAAGTGGCCAATTACACCGCTGACGAAAAAGTGGTATGGGGCAATGAACAGTTATTGACGGGCCGCGACCCGTTCGCATCCGAAGCCTTGGCCGAGGAATTGGTGAAGGCATTGGATCAGAAAAATAAATAA
- the glpK gene encoding glycerol kinase GlpK, with product MSKKYIMSIDQGTTSSRAVLFNHKGEIVETAQQEFEQFFPKPGWVEHDANEIWTSVLACMAGVLRKADVEPSQIAGIGITNQRETAVVWDRNTGKPIYKAIVWQSRQTADICGELKAQGHEELFRKKTGLLIDAYFSGTKVKWILDNVEGAREKADKGDLMFGTIDTWLVYKLSGGAAHVTDYSNASRTLMYNIYDLAWDEELLDILDVPKSMLPEVRQSSEVYANTVDYHFFGYKVPIAGIAGDQQAALFGQACFEKGMAKNTYGTGCFMLMNTGEEGVVSEHGLLTTLAWGIDGKVEYALEGSIFVAGSAIQWLRDGLKILDNAPESERYATSVDSTDGVYMVPAFVGLGTPYWDTDARGAVFGLTRGTTKAHFIRATLESLAYQTKDVVDVMIEDAGIELKTLRVDGGAVSNDFLMQFQSDILDVPVERPVVQETTALGAAYLAGLAVGFWKSKEEIAQQWQIDKTFTSDMSAEQSEKLYDGWKQAVAAARKFK from the coding sequence ATGAGCAAAAAGTACATTATGTCCATTGACCAAGGAACGACGAGTTCGCGCGCAGTATTGTTTAACCATAAAGGGGAGATCGTGGAAACCGCGCAGCAGGAATTCGAGCAGTTTTTCCCGAAACCGGGCTGGGTCGAGCACGATGCGAATGAAATCTGGACGTCCGTATTGGCGTGCATGGCCGGCGTCTTGCGAAAAGCGGACGTCGAGCCGAGCCAAATCGCGGGAATCGGCATCACCAACCAGCGTGAAACCGCTGTCGTCTGGGACCGCAATACGGGTAAGCCCATTTACAAGGCGATCGTCTGGCAGTCGCGCCAAACCGCTGATATTTGCGGCGAACTAAAAGCGCAAGGACACGAAGAATTGTTCCGCAAGAAAACCGGCCTGTTGATCGATGCGTATTTTTCCGGAACGAAAGTCAAATGGATCTTGGACAATGTCGAAGGCGCCCGGGAAAAAGCGGACAAGGGCGACTTGATGTTCGGGACGATCGATACGTGGCTCGTGTACAAACTATCCGGCGGCGCGGCGCATGTCACCGATTACAGCAACGCCTCGCGTACCTTGATGTACAATATTTACGATTTGGCATGGGACGAAGAATTGCTGGACATTTTGGACGTGCCGAAAAGCATGCTGCCGGAAGTCCGCCAGTCGTCAGAAGTCTACGCCAATACGGTCGACTACCATTTCTTCGGCTACAAAGTGCCGATTGCCGGAATCGCCGGAGACCAGCAGGCGGCGCTATTCGGCCAGGCGTGCTTCGAAAAAGGCATGGCGAAAAACACGTACGGCACCGGCTGCTTCATGCTGATGAACACAGGAGAGGAAGGCGTCGTTTCCGAACACGGCTTGCTCACGACCTTGGCATGGGGCATCGACGGCAAGGTGGAATATGCGCTCGAAGGCAGCATCTTTGTCGCGGGGTCCGCGATCCAATGGCTGCGCGACGGCTTGAAGATTTTGGATAACGCGCCGGAAAGCGAGCGTTATGCGACATCCGTCGACTCAACAGATGGCGTCTATATGGTCCCGGCATTCGTCGGGCTCGGCACGCCTTATTGGGATACGGACGCACGCGGCGCCGTGTTCGGCTTGACGCGCGGCACGACGAAAGCGCATTTCATCCGCGCGACGCTCGAGTCACTCGCTTACCAGACGAAAGATGTCGTCGACGTCATGATCGAGGACGCGGGCATCGAACTGAAAACCTTGCGCGTGGATGGCGGTGCCGTATCGAACGATTTCCTCATGCAATTCCAGAGCGATATTTTGGATGTCCCGGTGGAGCGCCCGGTCGTCCAGGAAACGACAGCACTCGGGGCCGCATATCTCGCAGGTCTCGCGGTAGGCTTCTGGAAAAGCAAGGAAGAAATCGCACAGCAATGGCAGATCGATAAGACCTTCACGAGCGACATGTCAGCGGAGCAAAGTGAAAAACTGTACGACGGCTGGAAACAAGCAGTCGCCGCGGCGCGGAAGTTTAAGTAG
- a CDS encoding macro domain-containing protein — MPLQIVRNDITKMTTDAIVNAANSSLKMGGGVCGAIFRAAGPKQLQEACDRIEYCAVGEAVHTDGFALDAKFVIHTVGPVWEGGGHNEETLLRNCYRNSLELAAELGCESIAFPLISTGIFGYPKEPALRVATEEIDTFLNLRDMDVYLVVLDKQSFGISQKLYESIETFINEQEAEVLEERAVRYRDRHPLESPMYEPKEILEQELSLEEFLEEVDESFSQRLFRFIDDRGMTDAETYKKANLDKKLFSKIRNSPGYTPKKKTILAFAIALELDLDETEELLGTAGYRLSNSHKFDLIVRYFIEREQYNIFEINEALFAFDEALLGS, encoded by the coding sequence ATGCCACTGCAAATCGTGCGCAACGACATCACCAAAATGACTACCGACGCTATCGTCAATGCTGCCAATTCGAGCCTGAAGATGGGCGGCGGCGTATGCGGGGCGATTTTCCGGGCAGCGGGGCCGAAGCAGCTGCAGGAAGCGTGCGACCGGATTGAGTATTGCGCGGTCGGGGAAGCGGTTCATACCGATGGCTTCGCGCTGGATGCGAAGTTCGTCATCCATACGGTCGGCCCGGTATGGGAAGGCGGAGGTCACAATGAAGAGACCTTGTTGCGCAATTGCTACCGCAACTCGCTGGAACTTGCCGCAGAGCTTGGCTGTGAGTCGATCGCTTTTCCGCTCATCTCGACCGGTATCTTCGGCTATCCGAAAGAACCGGCGTTACGTGTGGCGACGGAAGAGATTGATACCTTTTTGAACTTGCGCGATATGGACGTCTATCTGGTCGTCTTGGACAAGCAGTCGTTCGGCATCAGCCAGAAGCTTTACGAATCGATCGAGACATTCATCAACGAACAGGAAGCCGAGGTCTTGGAAGAAAGGGCTGTCCGTTACCGCGACCGGCACCCGCTGGAAAGCCCGATGTACGAACCGAAAGAGATACTGGAACAGGAACTGAGCCTCGAAGAGTTTCTGGAAGAGGTGGACGAATCCTTCTCGCAGCGTCTGTTCAGGTTCATAGACGACCGAGGCATGACCGATGCCGAGACCTATAAAAAGGCGAATCTAGACAAGAAGCTGTTTTCCAAAATCAGAAACTCTCCAGGCTACACGCCGAAGAAAAAGACCATCCTGGCGTTTGCGATCGCGCTCGAACTGGATCTCGACGAGACGGAGGAACTGCTCGGGACGGCGGGCTACCGCTTGTCGAACAGCCATAAATTCGACTTGATCGTCCGTTATTTCATTGAGCGGGAACAATACAATATCTTTGAAATCAATGAAGCCTTGTTTGCATTTGATGAAGCGCTTCTTGGTTCGTAA
- a CDS encoding amino acid ABC transporter ATP-binding protein, whose product MIKVDQLSKNFNDNEVLKSISLEIEKGEVLSIIGPSGSGKTTLLRCLNLLESPTSGSLKIKDVVVTFNGKTPSKKQKVDIQQYSGMVFQHFHLFPHKTVIENIIEAPLIVQKRDKQEVVAEAEELLKKVGLSAHKNHYPEQLSGGQKQRAAIARILALKPDVLLFDEPTSALDPELVGEVLTVIKDLAQEGQTMIIVTHEMHFAREVSDRVVFIADGYIVEEGKPEVLFSSPQEERTKKFLEKVLVR is encoded by the coding sequence ATGATTAAAGTTGATCAGCTCAGCAAAAACTTTAATGACAATGAAGTCTTAAAGTCCATTTCCCTCGAAATTGAAAAAGGCGAAGTACTTAGCATCATCGGACCGTCCGGATCAGGTAAGACCACCTTACTTCGGTGTTTGAACTTATTGGAATCTCCCACTTCAGGATCACTCAAAATTAAAGATGTAGTTGTCACTTTTAACGGCAAGACACCATCAAAAAAGCAGAAAGTCGATATACAGCAATACTCTGGAATGGTGTTTCAGCACTTCCATCTCTTCCCGCATAAGACGGTTATCGAGAATATTATAGAAGCCCCACTAATCGTCCAAAAACGAGACAAGCAAGAAGTTGTAGCAGAAGCAGAGGAACTACTCAAAAAAGTTGGTTTATCAGCCCATAAAAACCACTATCCTGAACAGCTTTCGGGAGGCCAGAAACAGCGAGCCGCTATTGCTCGCATTCTCGCTTTAAAACCAGATGTATTGCTATTTGATGAACCTACATCGGCTCTAGACCCTGAACTTGTCGGAGAAGTATTAACTGTCATCAAAGATTTAGCGCAAGAAGGCCAGACAATGATCATTGTGACACATGAAATGCATTTCGCTCGCGAAGTATCCGACCGCGTTGTTTTTATCGCGGATGGCTATATTGTTGAAGAAGGAAAACCAGAAGTTCTATTTTCATCTCCTCAAGAAGAACGTACAAAGAAATTTTTGGAGAAAGTCCTCGTCCGATAA
- a CDS encoding amino acid ABC transporter permease gives MSDFKWEYLFNIEVAIEALPFILEGAWYTLLIAIVSMLLALFLGLFVALARMNKLTLLSFPARLFISFMRGTPLLVILFILYFGFPMIGIDMQPLTAAIIGISIHFSAYTAEVIRSAISSVAKGQWEAAETLRMTYWQTMRRIILPQGTRIALPPLSSIFMDIIKGTSLAMVITVSEMFYRAKVVVGQTYESLTLYILVALIYWAICSVVTVLQDYLEKKANRYVVT, from the coding sequence ATGTCTGATTTTAAATGGGAATATCTTTTTAACATAGAAGTCGCAATAGAGGCTCTTCCGTTTATCCTGGAAGGAGCTTGGTATACTTTATTAATCGCAATTGTAAGCATGCTTCTTGCTCTATTTCTAGGGTTGTTCGTCGCTCTTGCCCGCATGAATAAACTAACTTTGCTGTCCTTTCCCGCCCGCCTATTCATCTCATTTATGCGCGGAACACCACTTCTTGTTATTCTATTCATCCTATACTTCGGATTCCCCATGATCGGTATCGATATGCAACCACTGACAGCTGCCATCATCGGCATCAGTATCCACTTCTCCGCATATACGGCAGAAGTGATTCGGTCGGCGATCTCATCGGTAGCAAAAGGTCAATGGGAAGCTGCGGAAACTCTCAGAATGACTTACTGGCAGACTATGCGCCGTATCATTTTGCCACAAGGTACACGCATTGCTCTGCCTCCTTTATCCAGTATTTTCATGGATATTATAAAAGGCACCTCATTAGCAATGGTCATCACTGTTTCCGAGATGTTCTACAGGGCGAAAGTCGTGGTTGGACAAACTTATGAAAGCTTGACGCTGTATATTCTAGTGGCACTCATTTATTGGGCAATTTGTTCTGTTGTCACCGTATTGCAGGATTATTTAGAGAAAAAAGCAAATCGTTATGTCGTGACATGA